The DNA window ACTTTCTTCATAATCCTTTATCCACCTTTCTTCACGATTCATTTCAATTATGACTGGTAGAGAGGCAACCCTCCCACTCCCATTTCCTGATGTGTTCCAAACCGGCTCACCCAGTATCCTGCATGTCCTGAACCGCGCAGGCAACGGTTTTCAAAAGCCGTAAGATGCCCATTGGTCACTACATAGGTGGCCTGCTTATCATCCACATCTACCACTGTAAGGTTAGCATAGGAACCTGGGGACAGATTCCCATAACGTTTCCATTCCTGACAGCCAGTCCGTATAGCCAGCAACTTGGCCGGATTGGCAGTCATCGTCGCCACTGCGCTCTGACGGTCCAGCACTTGATCCTGGATCAGTTCCAGAATACAGGGAATATTATCTCTGGTATCTCCAAATCCTTTCATTGTAGACTGATTCTGTCCATCAGATACCAGAATCTTAATTTCTCTATCGGCCACCGCTTGCAGCGCAATCTCCTGTGCTTTCCTGTCGATCTGCAGTCCTTCTCTGCTGCCTCTGCCTCTGCGGAGCATGGTGGTTACAAATTCCCCTGTAATATGATCTTGTCTGCACAGATCTATCACTTTTTTCATAGCTTTTACCGGATCTCCATGGGTTCCGCAGCCTACTGCACTGGCATGCCCCAAATGAACAGCTCTCCCATCCGCCAGATCACAGATTCTTTCCGTATGGCGAATGTCCTGTGTATGAGACATAAATACCAGGCCGGCCTCTTCTGTAATCTGAAACAACTGCCGTATCTTCTCATCCGGAAGAAGGAAATGCCCCATATGTTCTTTAATTCCCACCGCATAGGGAGCCGTTTCATTGGTAATCCAGTTCCGGCTTAGCTTCTGATCCTTTCGTTCTTTGGAAAGCTCTCCTTTGAAGAGTTGGATCAGTTCTTCTGTATCCAGCATCGTTCCAAGTACATTGGCTCCTCCAATATAGGCTCCCAAGTTGATGGGAAGCCCTCTGTCAACCTCAGCCCCTAAAAGAGCTGGCGTCATAAATGTGTTTCCAGCCCCCGGTGTCAGCCCCATCGTTACACCATCCTCCACGGCCCCCCAGGCCGTCCGGGTATCAAACTCATAGAGGTCGCTGATATGCAGATGCATATCGATCAAGCCTGGCCATACTTCCAGTCCCCGGCAGTCAATCACCCGGTCCTCTGGCAGACAGCTGGCTTCTAGTACTACATCCTGAATCTGGTCTTTCTCAATGACCACATCCCGTATCTCCTCCAAACGGCTGGCGGGATCTATCACCAACCCTCCTTTTAAGATTAAACGCCCTTTCCTTTCGTGGGCTTTTAGTATCCCATAGTCTAATGTTCCGTACATGCGTCTGCCCACTCCAAAATTAGATTGGCATAAATCTTAATTGCATCCAGATACTGTTCTACCGTCACATATTCATTGACCGCATGACACTGTTCCAGAGACCCAGGCCCATACTGCAGAGTCGGGCATTTCACGATATTGTACCAGGTACGGGAATCACAGCCAGCCGGAGATCCTACAATCTTCACATCCCTTCCCACCGCATTTTTATATGCCGTTTTGAAGGAATCTACGAAAGGATGTGTCAAATCCATTTCGAATGGATTTCCCGTCTGGTAGATGCTGATCTTCGGCTTATGCTCGGACAGCCATTCGTCTCCCTCACAGCGCTTCAGAATCGCATTCGTATATTCTTCCACCACCTGCTCATGGCTCATCAATCTTGGCAGATAATGAACACAAGTCTTAAAGCAGCAGTAATCCGGTATCGTAGAACCAGCTTCTCCACCGTAAATCACGCCCACATTACTGGACGGAGGCGGAAGAAGCGGATGTTTATACTTTAACAGCCAGCGATGCTCCAGCTCGTCAATTGCTTCCATCAGCTTATACGCCTTCTCAATTGCGTTAACCCCTGCAAGTTTTAATCCTGAGTGTACTGCGATCCCTTCTACCTCTACCTGAAAGAATACCCATCCCATATGGGCCGCGATCAATTCGTAATTGGTTGGCTCACATACTACCACCGCATCAGCCTTCACGCCGCTCATAGCTGCGCAGAGAGATCCGTTTCCGCCTCCCTCTTCATCGCATACAGAAGCATATTTGACTGTAACCGGAAGCTCGATGCCTGCGTCCTTCAGCAGTGCGGTAGCCATAACAGATGCCATCAGCCCTGCTTTCATATCTGCCACGCCAAGTCCTGTAATCCGATTCTCGATCACTTGGGGATTTAGCGGCGGAATAACCCAGTGCTCTTCATTTTCTGCCGGCATATGGTCAATATGCCCATTGAATAAAATAGATTTCTCCTGTTTCCCCTGGAAGGTTGCATACACATTATAGCGGTTCTCATAATTATGTCCCGTATTTCCCTCCCGGTAAAGCTCTTTACACTTTAAGATACTCTCTTCTTTTAAGGGATCTTTCTCTACTTTATCCGCTCCCAGTTCCTGAAACAGTTCTGCCATATAATCCTGACCGGCCGCTTCCAACCCGCCTTCAATCCCGTGGCCAATATCATGGGTATCGATACTGACTAATTTCAGCAGACAATCAATATATTTCTGCTTATTGGCTTCCAGCGCTTCTTGAATTCTCTTGTCTTCCATGATGTCCTCCTTTATTTCTGTTCTATATCTCTCGATAATTCTTCTATCTTTTTTGCCACTGCCTCCGCCAGCTTTGCATGCTCCTCAGCCGGGAGATGGATGCCATCATAATCCCCAGCCTTTACAAATTTTCCCGTTTCCAGGAATGTCCATCCCATTTCATCTGCCATTTTCCGCAAATATCCCGGAAGCCGTCTGCTTTTTTCTTCTGCGTATCTTCCAAATTCGTCCCGAAATGGACTCTTTTCTAATTCTCGGATCGGCGCCGGTGACAAAATCAGGATCTTGGCTCCTTTCTCCTGAAACACTTTGGCTACCGCTTTCACATTTTCTGCAATATCGGCCGGTTCTGAGGTATATTCGTCCTTACAGTCATTGGTCCCCAACATCACCGCAGCTACAGAGAGAGGGGCATTTACCTCAGCACATACCCGGGCTTCCAGATATCCATTGACAAATGCTTCCGTTGCGCTCTCATGCCGGGTAGTACGCCCGCATAGTCCGTTTTCAACAACCTGAAAATCTGCTCCAAGTTTATCCTGAAGAATGCCCGGCCACCTTTGTTTCCAAGGGATTCTTCCGTCCGTCTTCGGTTCGTATCCCCAGGTATTCGAATCTCCGTAACATAAAACCGTCTTCATCATTTTCTGCTTTCCCAGCGTTCTACAAAGTCCGCCGCATTTAAAATATCACTCCCCAGCCCCAGCTCTTCTGCAATAGCTCCAATCTCGGTTCGTTTGATCTTACTTTCCTTTAATATTTCATCCTGACTGAAGATTTCTTGTGCCGTGCCGTCTGCGATAATATGTTTATTCGCCATAGCTACTACTCTCTTGAAATTATCGGCCGCGAATTCCATGTCGTGAGTAATCGTAATCACACCAATTTCTTTTTCTTCCAAAATGTTCAAAAGGTCTGAAAGGATCTTGATTCCTTTCAAATCCTGCCCAGCGGTAGGCTCGTCCAGGATAATATACTGTGGTTCCGTTGCTAAAATCGCTGCAATCGTAACAAATTTCCGGATAACATAAGGAATCTCGAAGGGATTTTTGTCCAGAAATCGTTCGATTTTCATGATTCCAGCCGCTTCCTCTACCTTTCTTTTGATCTCTTTTTCAGAACATTTATAATATTTAGGCATATAAGCAATCTCTGCATAAACGGACTGATTAAAGATTTGATCGTCTGGATTTTGAAATACATATCCCACGTGTCGGGCAATCTGAGCTGTGGTATAGTCTTTCGTATTCTTGCCGTCTACCAGCACATCTCCTTTGGTGGGTTTATGCAGACCATTCATCATTTTTACCGCCGTTGTTTTCCCTGCGCCATT is part of the Lachnospiraceae bacterium KGMB03038 genome and encodes:
- a CDS encoding amidohydrolase family protein translates to MYGTLDYGILKAHERKGRLILKGGLVIDPASRLEEIRDVVIEKDQIQDVVLEASCLPEDRVIDCRGLEVWPGLIDMHLHISDLYEFDTRTAWGAVEDGVTMGLTPGAGNTFMTPALLGAEVDRGLPINLGAYIGGANVLGTMLDTEELIQLFKGELSKERKDQKLSRNWITNETAPYAVGIKEHMGHFLLPDEKIRQLFQITEEAGLVFMSHTQDIRHTERICDLADGRAVHLGHASAVGCGTHGDPVKAMKKVIDLCRQDHITGEFVTTMLRRGRGSREGLQIDRKAQEIALQAVADREIKILVSDGQNQSTMKGFGDTRDNIPCILELIQDQVLDRQSAVATMTANPAKLLAIRTGCQEWKRYGNLSPGSYANLTVVDVDDKQATYVVTNGHLTAFENRCLRGSGHAGYWVSRFGTHQEMGVGGLPLYQS
- a CDS encoding ArgE/DapE family deacylase, with protein sequence MEDKRIQEALEANKQKYIDCLLKLVSIDTHDIGHGIEGGLEAAGQDYMAELFQELGADKVEKDPLKEESILKCKELYREGNTGHNYENRYNVYATFQGKQEKSILFNGHIDHMPAENEEHWVIPPLNPQVIENRITGLGVADMKAGLMASVMATALLKDAGIELPVTVKYASVCDEEGGGNGSLCAAMSGVKADAVVVCEPTNYELIAAHMGWVFFQVEVEGIAVHSGLKLAGVNAIEKAYKLMEAIDELEHRWLLKYKHPLLPPPSSNVGVIYGGEAGSTIPDYCCFKTCVHYLPRLMSHEQVVEEYTNAILKRCEGDEWLSEHKPKISIYQTGNPFEMDLTHPFVDSFKTAYKNAVGRDVKIVGSPAGCDSRTWYNIVKCPTLQYGPGSLEQCHAVNEYVTVEQYLDAIKIYANLILEWADACTEH
- a CDS encoding energy-coupling factor ABC transporter ATP-binding protein; translated protein: MNQIELKHAYFEYPNGFLANEDLNLTVKRGERVAIVGQNGAGKTTAVKMMNGLHKPTKGDVLVDGKNTKDYTTAQIARHVGYVFQNPDDQIFNQSVYAEIAYMPKYYKCSEKEIKRKVEEAAGIMKIERFLDKNPFEIPYVIRKFVTIAAILATEPQYIILDEPTAGQDLKGIKILSDLLNILEEKEIGVITITHDMEFAADNFKRVVAMANKHIIADGTAQEIFSQDEILKESKIKRTEIGAIAEELGLGSDILNAADFVERWESRK